The Cellulomonas sp. S1-8 genomic sequence CACTGGTACTGGACGGCGGGCGAGCGAGCCTTGGCCGACGTCGGGGTGGTCCTGGACAAGGCGCAGTACCTGAGCGACATGACCCGGGGGCTGGGAACGTGGGCCCAGGCCAGGGCGGCGGGTGTCGACGAGCCGACCATCGACCGACTCCGCGTCGCGCGCGACGGCTACTACCAGGAGTACCTGCGCACGCAGCCCATCGAGATCGACGGAGTTGTCGACGTGCTCGCCGAGCTGTCGCGGCATGCGCGTCTGGCCGTCGTGACGACTTCCAAGCGCGCGGACTTCGACCTCATCCACGAGAGACGGCAGATCCGCGCGTTCATGGACTTCGTCCTCGTCCGTGAGGACTACCAGCGCGCCAAGCCCGACCCGGAGCCGTACCTTGCCGGACTGCGGCGCTTCGGCGCCGCACGATCGGACACCCTGGTCGTGGAGGACTCGGCCCGTGGGTTGAGGTCCGCGGTGGCGGCCGGCATCGACTGCGCAGTCGTGGACAACCGCTTCACACGTGACAGTGACTTCTCGGGGGCGCGGTACCGCATCGATACGCTGAGAGAGCTCGGCGACATCGTCCGAGGAGATGCCGGCTGACGACCTTCGAGCCAGGTGCGCGACCGGTCCGGCTCTCCGGGCTCCTCGTCGAGCCAGGGTGGCCCGTCATGGCCGACGGTCCCGACGCCACGTCCGCTGCCCGTCCCCCGTACAGACAGCATGCCGCGGGCTGCCGATTAGTTCGCGCGCCGTACCTAATAAACCTGTCGCGGATTTTCAAAGTAGGCGGGATCTCGCCCGATTCTCAAAGTCTCTTGCTGTCGAGATGCAGGACAGATTGACCGGGGCTGGGCGTCGCACTTTGACCGGTCACCGGTCTCGACCGGTCACCAGTCAATGTGTGCAGTCTGCTCAGTGGGTGCCCGGCTCGGCGGAGGTGCGGGCTGCTGTCCCGCCACGATCGTCGGCGTGGGCCAGCAGCGAGGACGGGCGTCAGCGGGACCGACGCGTGACGAGGGCGACCAGCTCCCGGCTGCAGCCCAGCACCTCCGCGATCTCGGAGTAGCTCCACCGCGCGGCGTCCTCGCCGCGGAGCTGGAGGATGAGGCGGTCGCGCTCCAGGCGGTACCGCGCGGCCACCTCGTCCGCCTCGGCAGCCTTGCGATGGAGCTCGCGCGCCCGGGCGGCCCGAGGATCCGAGGCGCCCCGACGGGACGGCCGCAGGGGTGTGTCCGAAGGCGCGGGCGCCGACCGTGGGGGCGCCGACCGTGGGGCGGCCCCGTGGTCGGTGCCGCCCCCGGCCGGCGCGTCGGGCCCGTGCGAGGCCCTAGAGGCCACGCGCGAACTCCGTGATGAGCGAGGGCACCGCGCCGTCGAAGCCGACGACGTCGAGCATCCCCGCGTCCGACGGGTCGGCGATCGAGAAGCCCGTCGCCGTCATGCCGACGACCACGAGCCGCGCGTCGATCCCCGAGCGCCGCCGGTACTCGGCGAGGGCCTGGTGCGGGTGCACCTTGCCCGCCCAGGTCTCGTTGTCCGTGTAGACCACGAACGTGTCGACCTCGGCGCCCTGCTCGGTCGCCCACACCATCGGCAGCGAGCAGTCGGTCCCGGCCATCGGCATCGCGTCGACGACGCGCAGGGCGTCGTCGAGCCGCTGCCGCGGCGAGATCGCGAGCGACTGCAGTGCGCTGTCGTGCCAGCCGCTGCCGCCCTGCCGCGTGGTGAACCCGACGGCGGAGGCCGACGGCTCCGTCGCGAGCTGCACCAGGGCCAGCGCGGCGGACGCCTCGCGGGCCGTGATCGGCATGCCCGAGATCGGCACGCCCATCGACCCCGAGACGTCGACCGCGAGCAGCGTGCGCTTCCCGGAGGGCTCGACGGCCCCGAACGCCGCGTAGAACGCGGCATCAAGGGCATCGGTCACCTTCCGGCTCGGCGACCACTCGCCGGCGCCGCGGGCCGACCGCCCGGAGGCGTACGTCCGCTGCGCCACGAGCACGCTGACCGGGTGGACGCGCGCCGACCGCAGCCGGCCGGGGTCGACCAGCTGCGCGACGACCTCGTCAGTCCGGCCCCCGAGGTCCGGGAGCATGCCAAGCCGCGTGAGCCGGGGCAGCTGGCGCATCAGGGCCGTCTGCGGCACGCCGACGTCGAGCAGCGCGTCCCAGACGGCCACCTCGCCCAGCGCCGCGTCGGGGAGCATCTCCCACGACA encodes the following:
- a CDS encoding HAD family hydrolase codes for the protein MKSYILFDHDGVLVDTEHWYWTAGERALADVGVVLDKAQYLSDMTRGLGTWAQARAAGVDEPTIDRLRVARDGYYQEYLRTQPIEIDGVVDVLAELSRHARLAVVTTSKRADFDLIHERRQIRAFMDFVLVREDYQRAKPDPEPYLAGLRRFGAARSDTLVVEDSARGLRSAVAAGIDCAVVDNRFTRDSDFSGARYRIDTLRELGDIVRGDAG
- a CDS encoding TROVE domain-containing protein; the encoded protein is MDVLRTLGLRRTPQSERADTRQELNAAGGYAFALDDVARLRRFLTLGVDGGTYYAAPRELARENAEVVGRMAHEDPETLVRTIVDVSVRGAAPRQNPALFALAYAASVPESAQLALAALPAVARTGTHLFLFAGYVEQFRGWGRGLRRAVGGWYTSKDADALAYQAVKYRQREGWSHRDLLRLAHPTTASPELRATFDWIVRGSVGDATPTLVEGFVAAQAATETAVWVDLVRRHRLSWEMLPDAALGEVAVWDALLDVGVPQTALMRQLPRLTRLGMLPDLGGRTDEVVAQLVDPGRLRSARVHPVSVLVAQRTYASGRSARGAGEWSPSRKVTDALDAAFYAAFGAVEPSGKRTLLAVDVSGSMGVPISGMPITAREASAALALVQLATEPSASAVGFTTRQGGSGWHDSALQSLAISPRQRLDDALRVVDAMPMAGTDCSLPMVWATEQGAEVDTFVVYTDNETWAGKVHPHQALAEYRRRSGIDARLVVVGMTATGFSIADPSDAGMLDVVGFDGAVPSLITEFARGL